Proteins from a genomic interval of Paenibacillus sp. FSL R5-0623:
- a CDS encoding alpha/beta fold hydrolase — MKAKTMIGGMLAVAAVTAGGLWKAAVKSQTPKKIPITLTPPMPFEDVTFDSGGGRVHGWFIPARADIPKPWPLVIIAHGWGSNRSRVLRYARPIWEAGYALFMYDVRSHGASDPVRAASAYLFRDDLLAALQYTTARPEIDPDAIGVLGHSLGGLGTILAVTEGIPVSAVITDSMPSQFEVIVSSELRRRRLPLFPLAQLIPRIWFWRLGESLKSYRQREPVMMLNERRRGVQLPMLMVHSKGDNFIPPSELEYFMSKADPPVEHLWVNSGGHSCSEEDPAFWDTVIPFLQVHVQGRSKSNDSTIASS, encoded by the coding sequence GTGAAAGCTAAAACAATGATAGGCGGCATGCTCGCCGTGGCCGCAGTAACGGCAGGTGGATTATGGAAGGCAGCGGTAAAGAGCCAGACACCTAAGAAGATTCCAATCACACTAACACCCCCAATGCCATTTGAGGATGTGACCTTTGACAGTGGGGGTGGTCGCGTGCATGGCTGGTTCATACCGGCCAGAGCGGACATTCCGAAGCCATGGCCGCTCGTTATTATTGCCCATGGCTGGGGCTCCAATCGCTCCCGTGTTCTTCGTTATGCACGGCCGATCTGGGAAGCAGGATATGCCCTGTTTATGTATGATGTTCGCAGCCACGGGGCCAGTGATCCGGTTCGTGCTGCATCTGCCTATTTGTTCAGGGATGATTTGCTGGCGGCATTGCAGTATACGACCGCACGACCGGAGATCGATCCGGATGCCATCGGAGTACTTGGACATTCTTTGGGGGGACTGGGTACGATTCTTGCAGTGACGGAGGGGATTCCTGTATCAGCAGTGATTACGGACTCGATGCCTTCGCAATTTGAGGTAATCGTCAGTTCAGAGCTGAGACGCCGGCGTCTGCCCTTGTTTCCACTGGCCCAGTTAATTCCGAGAATCTGGTTCTGGCGGCTTGGTGAATCTCTGAAATCCTATCGTCAGCGTGAACCGGTGATGATGCTCAATGAACGGCGCAGGGGAGTGCAACTGCCAATGCTTATGGTGCACTCCAAGGGCGACAACTTTATTCCCCCGAGTGAGCTTGAATATTTTATGTCCAAAGCTGATCCACCTGTAGAACATCTATGGGTCAACAGCGGAGGACACAGTTGTTCCGAGGAAGACCCCGCCTTCTGGGATACCGTTATTCCATTCTTGCAAGTTCATGTCCAAGGTCGGTCAAAGTCGAACGATTCCACTATTGCGAGCAGTTAA